AGGTTCGACTTCCCCGAACCCGGCGGGCCGACAGCCAGCCAGTCGGTACCGCCGACCGACAGCTGGTGATCGTCCGGGTCCCAGTCGTGGAAGATGATGTTCGGCAGGAGCTTCTTCCGCAGCTTCCGCTCCCCGGCTTCGGCGTAGGCCTTCCCCTCTGCCTCTTCCTCGGTGTAGGTGGCGTCCCACTCCATCTTCGGGATGCCGAACGCCCGCTTGATGTCCCAGAAGTCGTCGTGACACCGCTGGTCGCCGGTGTACTGCTTCGACGTCGTGTGCGGGTCGGGGAACTCCGCCAGGATCTCTTCCTTGCGCTTCGTCTCGGTGGTGTCGGTGGGGTTCTGTGTGCTCATACGCTGATGTGGTCGCCAACGTCGCCGTTCTCGTCTTCCTCTTCCTCACTCGTCTCCTCGCCGGCGCGGTCCACGAGCTTGCGTACGCCCGCGTTGAAGGCCGGGAGCAACTGCACCGCGACGAGGCTCTTCCGGAACCACGCGCTCCCCTTCCCGTCGTTGAGACTGTACTCCATCGACGGGTCACTCAGGAGGTTGTCCCGAGAGACCCGGTCGCTCATCCGCAGGCCCGTGATGACGTCGCGGTCGATCTGGCCGTACGACGCGCCGATCAGGCCGCGGACCCAGTCGAGGAGCTCCTCCTCGTCCTCGAAGCCCCCGAGGACGTCCTCGATGGTCTCCCGCTGGCGTTCGTGCAGCTCCTCCAGCGCAGGGCGCAACGCCACCGGGTCGGTCGCCCGCGTCACTGGCCGGTCCTCGGGGCGGACGTACTCGTTCGCGTTCTTCCGTAGCTTCCGGTAGGACTGCCTGAACGCCGGAAGGAGGAACGTCTCCTCGAACCCCAGACGGAACCTCTTCGCGGTCTGGAGGTCGGTCGGTTCGTCGAGGAGCGTGTTGTGCCGGTCGGGGCCGACGATGAGGCACGCCTTCGAGTTGCTCTCGACGAACGCATCGGTGAGGTCCTCGTCGGGGAAGCAACCGAGCGTCGCCACCGAGACCTCCTGAAGCCAGAACAGCAGATCCTCGGACGACTCGAAGCCGTCCCGGAGGCGGGTGACGAGGTCGTCGTGGTCGGCCTCCAGCTTGCTCAGCGCCGGGCGCGACGTCGAGGCGATCTCCCGGTCGGTGTCGGAACTCATACGTCGATGTGGTCTCCCGCGCTCTGGTCGTCCTCTTCCTCTTCGACGGTGTCCTCGCCAGCCTTCCCAACGAGCTTGCGTACGCCCGCGTTGAACGCCGGCAGCAGGAACTCGAAGGCGAACAACTGGCGGGTCTTCCGGGCCGCGCTGGGGTCCTCGAACTCGTCGAGGAGCACCTCCTGCGTGACGCGGCTCTCCTTGAAGGCGCGCACCTGGAACTCCGAGTCGATCTGGCCGAACGTCGCGCCGTTCAGGTCGCGGAGCCAGTCCAAGAGCTCAGGCTTCCCGCCTTCGATACCGTCGAGGAGTTGAGACAGCGTCTCCTTCTGCCGCTCCTCCAGGTGATCCAGCGCCGGGCGCATCGCTATGAACTGCTCGTCGGCGACGGTGACGGTGTCGTCCTTGTCGTCACCGAAATACTCGCCGGCGCTCCCCCTGAGCTTCCGGAACGCCGACCGCGTCGCCGGGAGAACGTAGGTCGCCTCCACCAGCAGACGGAACTCTTCGGCGGCCTCCAGGCTCACCGTGTCGTGCCCGTACCTCTCGCGCTCAGGCGACGTGATCAGCGTGGACCAGAGGACGCGCTCGTTCCCGAACTGCTGGTAGAGGCCGTCGTCGAGGCACCCGAGCGTCCGCATGGAGAGCCGCTGGCACCAGAAGATGACCTCGTCCAGTGAGTCGAACCCCGCGCGGAGTTCAGCAACGAGATCGTCGTGCTCCTCCTCCAGCCGGCGCAGCGCAGGCCGACCGAAGTCCTTCCGACTGGGCGCGCTCTCGCTGCTCATCGGCCACCCTCCAGTTCGGTCAGCAGCGCGTCCAGCCGCTCCGAGTCGTACTTGTCCGGCGTGAAGTCCATCGCCTCCAGGAGGCCGTCGAAGCCCTCGGGGCGCTCCCAGCCAGCCGCTGCGAGGACGGCGTCCCAGAGCGTGACGAACTCCTTCAGTTGGTCGTCCTCGTCGATAGCGAACTCGTCACCGGCGTTCTCGTAGTAGGTCTGGATGATGACCGGGTTCGGCATCAGTTCCTGGACGTCGTGGAACTCCTCGAACCCGATGTCGGTCTTGTCGATGTCGTCCCGCAGCGCCCACACCAGCACCTTCGAGAGGTCCTCGTAGAGCTGGTCGAAGTTCATCGGGATGGACTGCGGGATCGGCGTCGCCATCATCGACCCCTCGATGAGCGGGCTCACCCGACGCTGGTGCTCGGGGAGGTCCATGTCCTCGTCGAACTCGGGGATATCCTCTTCGGGCGCATCCTGCGCGCGCAGGTTCTCCGCGCGGTCGCGCATCATCGCCTCGAAGGCCGCCTCGCCCGGGTTCTCGCGGTCCGGGTCGAAGTACGGGCTGTCCATCATCATCTCGTCGGTGAGCCCGTAATCCTTCTCGCGGGCGAGGACGCTCTGCTCCTCCAGCGAGAGCTTCTCACCTTCCTCGTAGCGCTCCTCCAGTTCCTCCGACGTCGTCCGGCTCTCGACCTCGACGTCGAAGGTGACGTCCACCTCGACGTGGTCTCCGTGGCCGCGGGCGAACTCCTTCTCGGCGTCCTCGATGGCGCGCTCCAGGACGTTCCCGAAGCCACGCTCCAGGCCAACCGACTTCAGTCCGAGGTAGACGAACTTGAAGAGCCGGCGCAGCGCGACGCTGGAGGTGCCGTTCACCCAGCCATCGCGCACCTTCTCGAAGACCGGGCGACGTTCGTCCTCGGGAAGCTTCGCCAGGTAGTCGAAGTCGAGGATTGCGTTGTAGACCCGTTCACGGATGCGTGAGCGCCGCTTCCGGGCGGTCTGTTCGGTGAGGTCCAGCGAGCCCTCGGGGTGGGTGAGGTACTCGCGGTCAGCGGTCGTGAGGATGCCGCGGGGCCGATCCAGTTCTTCCTCCAGGCGCGACTGTGCGTCTCGGTCGCCCGCGTCCTCCGGTGGTTCTGTCATACTCATTTTGGTGTGACGCCCTTCCGTCACAATAGTATTTCTCCCGTACTTTTATAATATGGGGGTACGATAGGCGAGAGTAGAGGTGAACTCGACGGACTCACGGCTACGAAGGTAACTTCGCCAGAAAGGCGCGAGGGAAGGTGTCCTGGCAGACTGCTTCCCTCGAACCAAACGCGACTGGGTGAGAGTCGCGGTGGTGAACTCGGGACGGACCTACGGCGTGGTCTTGGTCCTACCGAGAACGTGGAGGCCCGCAGGCTTAAAACTGCGGGCTTCTGTGACGATATTCGTCACGTTCACGGTTCCTTTCTCATCCGGTCGGAGGAACGCCCCGCGCCTGGAAGACTGGGCATCCACCGACCACACGATGCAAACCCGATCTAACGTACACGAACGGCCCGAAGGCGGTGATTCGGCGTGAGCGTGCGCCGGCTCACCGTAGACGAAGCCGCGCAGCGCAACTGGGACGACCCGGAGGCTCTCGAAGAGCTCCACGTCCGCCGTGGGTGGGCTCCCGCCGACATCGCGCGGAAGTTCCAAACCGACGCGGCCACCGTCCGAGAAGAACTGAAGCGCCAGAACCTCTTCCAGAAGGACCAGTCGCTCCCCCCGAAGCAGGGGTTGGCCCGGAAACTCTGGGAGATGGGCACCGACCCGGATGCGGGTGGTGAGAAAGCGTGAGCGCCGGAACCTCTCCGAGCGGGTCCGTCGCGGAGATCGTCGAGGACCTCGGCGGCACCGACACCGTCACCGTGGACCTCCCCGGCGTCGTCGTCGAGGCCGTGGACGCCGCCTGCTGCGCTGCTCTCGGCTGCCGCGTCAGCGAACCGCTCTCCCGAGTCACCATCGACGGGTTCGGCACTCGCGTCCTCTGTCCCGATCACGTGGAACACCTCATCGAACGCGAGGTCGAAGCATGAGGTTCAGGCGCGGACACCCTACGTTTATAACGACTGCGCGGAAAGACACGCGAAAAGCAAGGCTAACCAATCAGCGCCTGACAGAAGCCGGTTCGGGGTGGTCGGTTCCACCCCGAAGGTTGGACACCTACGGCTTCTGTCGGCACCGACGTAAACTTACCGCCTCGCCCTTAGAGGCGGGTCTGCGTCTCGGTGCTGGCGTCGTTGTACGACGTCGGGTGCTCGCCGAAACGACACCCATCATGAACGACACCAGCGACGACCACCACGACGAACAGGCCAACGACCGAGCACCAGCCGCACGGGTGAGCTACTGATGGCAGGCGACGAGGTGCCGGACGTCGAAGCAGGGACCGAGGAACTCCTCGACGAGGCCGAAGAGATCGACAGCGACGACGGGATGACCGCTCGGATGCGCCGGGAGAACCAACTCCTCGGGCGTGCCGTGGACTACGTGGCCGCCTGGAGCGAGGACGGCGCGATCTCCAGCGCGAACGCGAACGCGCTCGCCGATGCGCTCGCCAGCGAACTCGCGCACTACACGAAGACCGACATCAAGGACGAGTTCACCGACGTCTTCGTGGACGACGGGAGCGGGGCGAACGGCATCCCGTTCGACGAACTCATCGAGCAGCGCCTCCAGGAGGTGAAGGTCGTCTCCACGACCGACGCGAAGCAGGGCCTCGTCTGGCGCTGGCACTTCAGCGACGGCGTGCAGCTGGAGACCGAGAAGTCGAAGGACGAAGGGCGGAAGCACTACGACTGGACCGCCTGGAAGGAGGACTACTTCGAGGCGCTCATCAGCCTCGGGAAGGGCGAGCGCATCGCCCCGCCCTCCCGTGAGCGCCGGGACAGCAACGACTGGAAGGAGTTCCTCAGCGAGATCCTCCTCGACCGGGCCGAGACTGTTGAGCACGTCGGCCCGCGCACCGAAGCGGTCGAACATCTCCGCGACTACGTGAACCGCCAGACGGCGTACGCCGACGTGAAGGATATGCGCGACCGGCAGGGGATCTGGATGGACGCACCACCAGCCGACGACGACGGCGAAGCCGCCACCGACGGCGGTGGACCGTCCCAGATCCGCGTCCCCACCCAGGCCGTGAAGCGCATCTGCGACCAGGCGGGCATCGAGACCCGTGCGCTCCAGATCGAACTGGACGCCCGCAGCGAGACTCTACCCGACGTCGCCGGCGTCTCCGACTACGAGTACGTGGACGGCCAGCGCGTCTCCTTCTGGTGCCTCGACGCCGGCTTCGCCGAACCCGCCGAGTTCGTCGAGGAGCCCGAGAGCCCCGCCGAACAGGCGGCGCGGGAGCAGGAGGAAGAGGCCGAAGAGGCCCAGACCGACGTCGGCGCGGTGGATGACAAGGACGACTCGGACGGCACCGAGAGCGAACAGGAGACCGACGACGTCACCGAGGACGGCGACGAGGGCGACGAGGACGCCCACGACGGCCCCGCCACGTCCGACGAGACCGAGAGCGCAGAGGACGACGTGGACGGCCACACGGAGGACGAGAGGCCGCCTGAGGACGCACCGGACGACGGACCAGCGAACGACTTCGAGTCGGGGATCACCGGCGGCTTCGGGATCGACCCGGACGACGACGACGAGGGAGGTGAGTGAGCATGCCGATGGACCTTGAGGACATCGAAATCACGGGAATCGAGGATGTTCCAGTCACCGAATCGCTCGCCTACCACGGCCCGCCGGGTACCGGGAAGACGTCGAAGTCGGCGGCCCGGGTAGCGAAGCTCATCCAGGACCACGACTACGGCATCGAGGACGTCGCCTGGGTGACCTACAGACGCTCGCTCGCCCGCGACACGCTCGCACGGCTGGCGTCCTGGGACATCATCGACCCGTCCGAGCTGGAGAACCCGAGCGACGGGGCCACCCGCTACATCGGCACCGCACACGCGGTCGCCAACCGCTGCGCTTCCATCGGCGAGGGTGTCGTCGAACCGTGGCACCGCTCCGACTTCTGCGAGAAGCGAGGGATGCAGTTCTGGACGTCGGAACCCTGGGAGGACAGCGCCGGGAAGCTCCTCTTCCGGGTTCTCGACTACCTCGCCAACGCGAACACCACGCCCGAGGACAAGGCCGCGCTGCGCGAGTGCCCGCACACCGACGATCTCCGCGACCACTGGCAGGGCGACATCGTCGAGGCGTGGTACGAGTGGGAGGACTACAAGGGCCAGATGAACATCATCGACTTCCACGAGATGCTGAAGCGCCCGCTCCAGGAGGGCGAGTCTCCCGGACGGCCCATCCTCGTCATCGACGAGTACCACGACGTCACCGCTCTGATGGACGCTCTCTTCCGGTCCTGGATGGAGGACGCAGAGATCGTCATCGTCGCCGGCGACCCGCACCAGGTGGTGAACGCCTACGACGGGGCCAGCCCGGCTTTCTTCGAGGACCTCGACCTCCCGACCGTCCTCCTGGACACTACCTACCGCGTCCCCGAAGAGCACTGGGCGCTCGCCACGCGCATGCTCGCCGACGCCCACACTCCGCCTGCGGTCACCCGCGACGGACGAGGGCGTGTGAACGACATCAACAGCCCGCGCTTCGAACACTCCGAAGAGAACGGCTGGGTGAACCTGCCGGGCCGCGACACGCCGGGGTCGCCGGGCTGGATCTGCGAGAAGTTCGGGCGTGAGGAGACGCTGTTCCTCACCCGGACGCGGATGCAGGCCGACGGCGTCGGGGCAGCCCTCGAAGCCGCCGGCATCCCGTATCGCTCGCAGCCGGAGCTCCACGGCTGGAACACCGAGGAGACCGACATCCGTCTCGCCGTCCACAACGCGCTTCAGAAGATCGAAGGGTACAGCCCGGCGAACTTCCGCTACGGCGGAAACAAGGCCTTCGGCGAGTACACGGGGAACAACAAGAACCCCGCCGACATCTCGCTGAAGAACAGCGAGGCCGCGGCCCTCCTGGAGGCGACGTCGGCGCACGACCTCGACATCACCCGGTCCGATGCGAACGACCTCGTCGAGGAACTGCGCGACGACGAGGACGGCCACCTTACCCTCCGGGAGTTCGACGACTACGTCACGAAGTCGTTCTGGGAGCGCTACACCGCCGGCGCAGGATCGGTGAACCGGCTGAACAAGGGACCGTTCGGGTCCGGGTCGTCCGGCGAGCGCGAACTCCGGGCACTCCGGGCCGCGCTGAACCGGCAGGACGGCCCGATCAGCCCCGACTCGATCAGCTGCCACGCCATCACCATCCACGCCTCGAAGGGGATGGAGGCCGACGACGTCGTCGTCTACGACGGCATCAGCAACCGCATCCTCCGAGAGATCCAGGTGAACGACGAGTCCCGGCGGAACGAGTACCGCACGTGGTACGTCGCGCTCTCGCGGGCGAAGAAGCGCCTGCACGTGATGCGCGACGGGTTCGCCTGGACGAACAGCATCATCCCCGAGAACCTCCAGGCCGCGGCCCGCGAGGCCTACCAGGAAGGCCACGTGGACGGCGATCTCCCCGGAGGTGAGACGGCGTGAGCACCGGCGCGTTCACGGTGCCGATGGAGACGTCGAGGCGCTACATCCCCGAGGAGATGAAGGAGTTCGACCACTGGGTCCTCTGGTCACCCGAGTTCGGGAAGCAGATCATGGCCCCGTGGGTGACCGGGCACTGCTACCCGGCCAGCTGGGGCGAGCAGGAGACCGAGCGTCCCGAGACGACCTTCGAGAAGGCGAAGATGCTCGCCGACCTCCCGACCGAGGAGGTCCACCGGACGTACCCGTTCCCGCCGAAGGACGGCGAGGAGGAGCCACACGTCCCGGAGCGCATCATCCCGACGTTCCTGCTGCTTCACGACCCACCGGAGCCACCGCTGATGCAGGTGGACTTCGACGACGTCCGGGACCCCGCATCCGGGTGTGTCTCCGAGGAGGTCGAGGAGATCGTCGAACGCCTCGATGCGTTCACCGAGGTCTCGCAGTCTGGCGAGGGGCTCCACGTCTTCGTGAGGGCAGAACTCCCCGGCGGTCTCGGGAAGTTCATCGCCGAACTGGACGACGTCGGCGAGATAGAGATGTACGACCACGGGCGCGTCGTCGGCGCGACCTGGAGGCACGTCGAGGGGACGCCGACCGACGTCCCCGAGCGGCAGGACGTCGTCGAGGACCTCATTAAGACCTACGAGAGCGAGGAGTACCGCCAGCGCCGGCTCCGCTCCTCGTCCGAGGATGCGTCGGAGACCGACTGGAACAGCGACGTCTCCGGGATCGAGGCCGCCATCCGGAACCGAGAGAACGACAGCTCCAGCAGCGGGCGGTCACCGTACTTCGACATCGACATCCGGTCCATCGCCGACACCGGCGACTTCTCGCGCTATCGACGAGAGACGCCGGGCGACGAGTGGCAGGGACCGCACCCGGCTCACGGGCCGATGCACAGCGACCCCGAGGAGTGTACGAACTTCGGGGTGGAACCGAGCGGGAACACCTGGTTCTGCTTCGCGCACAACGCGGGAGGTCGCGCGATAGAGCTGGCCGCGGTCCTCGCCGACGAGGTGGACGTCAGCTGCGCCGACATCCCGAAGCGCGGTGCCGGCCAGGGCTGGCTGGGAGATCGTCCGGTGAAGATGCTGAAGACCTGCCTCTGGCTCCGTGATCACGCCGGCGTCCCCGACGACACGAAGCCACCCCACGCCGCGCTGCTGGGCGTGGCCGACGTCGAGGACCTCTACGTCCGTGACCGCGACCGCGGCATCCTCGGTGAGAAGAACGCCGAGCTGTGCCGGCGAGTCTTCGACGAGATGACGCTGGACTACTTCGAGTAGGCCAGCCCCTCCGCCCCCCGATCTTCTTCTGACCGACGTCGCCGATCTCCTCCAGGAGCAACTGCGCCTTCTCATCGACCCCCGTCTGTCCGACCTCTCTACTGTATAAGGGTGATTCGACCCCCCTTGCCATCTCAGTTTACCCGAAGTAAACCGCGCTTGCAGTCCTATTACTTAACTACTGGGGTCAGTCGGGGGGTTCTGCGAGGAGAGTTTTCGACAGGTAATCTGAGATGGCAACCCGGGTCGAGTGACCCTAATATAGTCATGCCACTTCTGAACCACCTCGATCTCGACCTACCCCGGATGCGGGGGGTCGAGGATGCCGGGTTTCGAGGGGTGTGGAGCCTGAGCCGCCTGAATCGGTGATTTACCGACTCATGCCGATAGCTGGATTAGTGACATGAGACGTTTCGACGGAACGGCTGAGCCGTCCGAAATTAGCCTCTTCAGAGGTTCCCGGGTAACTTTCCCAGCGTTTATACTGACATGACTCATGTCAATATCTATGGGAACTGGCCATTTCAACAAGGACCGCATCACCCACCTCGAACGGTACCGGCCACTGGAACCCGACCAGATCCCCACCTGGAAGGAAGCCGCCAAGGATGGGAAGCCCATCGAGGAACTGCTCGGACTCACCCTCCTCCACACAGGGATTCGCCGGACGACGATGGCGCACATGACAGAAGCCTGGCTGAACCTCGACGACGAAGAGAACCCGCACGTGAAGATCCCGCCTCGTCAAGAGTGTACGCTCGGTCGCGGGAAGCAGGGAAGCGGTGGCGACACGAAGAACACCGGACAGCCCTGCTACAACTGCCGCGAGAAACGCCCCGGCTACTGGAAGCCGAAGTCCCACCACGGCGTCCGCCCCATCCCGATCCGTGAGGAAGACGTCGAAGAGATCCTCCGGAACTACTTCTCGGTCCACGACACCGTAGGAGGCCGGGAGAAGGTGAACTACTACGTTGAGAAAATCTCCGACCGCGCCGATCTCGGACGCGAGGTCACACCCCACGACCTCCGGAACACGTACGGAACGAGACTGGCGCGGAAAGGCTTCACACCCCACGAAATCATGCATCTGATGGGTCACTCCTCCATCGGCATCGCTCGATTCTACATCAAGATGAGCGGTACCCGCCTCGGGCTGGCCTACGACGAAAAATGGTAGAGGAGAAGACGCTCACCGACTACAACGGACGACCGCTCGCCGACGCCAGCCAGCCCCTCGACCAGGAGCAGCTGGCCGCGTGGCGGGAGGCCGCCCTGGAAGCCGACGGCGTGAAGCGCCTCGCCGGACTGCTGTCGCCGTACACGGGCTTGCGGAACTCCACGGTCGCGCACCTGCGCCCCAGCTGGGTCGTCTACAAGACGAAGATTCCCGAAATCGTGGTTCCCAGCGAAGCCCCGTGCAACCTCGGGAACGGTGACGACGCCTGCTACCGGTGTCAAGTGAACCGAGACGGCACCTGGAAGCCGGAGAGTCCCCACGGCGCACGTCGCGTTCCGGTTCCCGACGAGGACGTCGTCGAGGCGCTCAGGGACTACTTCGCGCTCTACGACAAGCTCCGCACCGAGCAACGGCTCCGCACCTACCTGAAGGACCTCGTCAAGGACGCCAGCCTCCAGCGCGACGTGAACGCGCACGCTCTTCGACACACCTACGGAACGATTCTCGCCCGGAAGGGCTTCGAGATCGAGACGATGCGCCAGGCGATGGGGTACTCGATGGACGAAGACAACGGGCGCTTCGCGGTTCGTCGATACATCCAGTTCGTCGATGAACGCGAAGAGGAGAGGTACGCCTGTGGGGCTGACCGAGCGCAGGGTGGCACCTGTGAGATGCCGGTAGACACGCCCGACGCGCGCTGTTAC
This DNA window, taken from Halogeometricum borinquense DSM 11551, encodes the following:
- a CDS encoding ICP22 family protein, giving the protein MAGDEVPDVEAGTEELLDEAEEIDSDDGMTARMRRENQLLGRAVDYVAAWSEDGAISSANANALADALASELAHYTKTDIKDEFTDVFVDDGSGANGIPFDELIEQRLQEVKVVSTTDAKQGLVWRWHFSDGVQLETEKSKDEGRKHYDWTAWKEDYFEALISLGKGERIAPPSRERRDSNDWKEFLSEILLDRAETVEHVGPRTEAVEHLRDYVNRQTAYADVKDMRDRQGIWMDAPPADDDGEAATDGGGPSQIRVPTQAVKRICDQAGIETRALQIELDARSETLPDVAGVSDYEYVDGQRVSFWCLDAGFAEPAEFVEEPESPAEQAAREQEEEAEEAQTDVGAVDDKDDSDGTESEQETDDVTEDGDEGDEDAHDGPATSDETESAEDDVDGHTEDERPPEDAPDDGPANDFESGITGGFGIDPDDDDEGGE
- a CDS encoding 3'-5' exonuclease, with translation MDLEDIEITGIEDVPVTESLAYHGPPGTGKTSKSAARVAKLIQDHDYGIEDVAWVTYRRSLARDTLARLASWDIIDPSELENPSDGATRYIGTAHAVANRCASIGEGVVEPWHRSDFCEKRGMQFWTSEPWEDSAGKLLFRVLDYLANANTTPEDKAALRECPHTDDLRDHWQGDIVEAWYEWEDYKGQMNIIDFHEMLKRPLQEGESPGRPILVIDEYHDVTALMDALFRSWMEDAEIVIVAGDPHQVVNAYDGASPAFFEDLDLPTVLLDTTYRVPEEHWALATRMLADAHTPPAVTRDGRGRVNDINSPRFEHSEENGWVNLPGRDTPGSPGWICEKFGREETLFLTRTRMQADGVGAALEAAGIPYRSQPELHGWNTEETDIRLAVHNALQKIEGYSPANFRYGGNKAFGEYTGNNKNPADISLKNSEAAALLEATSAHDLDITRSDANDLVEELRDDEDGHLTLREFDDYVTKSFWERYTAGAGSVNRLNKGPFGSGSSGERELRALRAALNRQDGPISPDSISCHAITIHASKGMEADDVVVYDGISNRILREIQVNDESRRNEYRTWYVALSRAKKRLHVMRDGFAWTNSIIPENLQAAAREAYQEGHVDGDLPGGETA
- a CDS encoding site-specific integrase, translated to MGTGHFNKDRITHLERYRPLEPDQIPTWKEAAKDGKPIEELLGLTLLHTGIRRTTMAHMTEAWLNLDDEENPHVKIPPRQECTLGRGKQGSGGDTKNTGQPCYNCREKRPGYWKPKSHHGVRPIPIREEDVEEILRNYFSVHDTVGGREKVNYYVEKISDRADLGREVTPHDLRNTYGTRLARKGFTPHEIMHLMGHSSIGIARFYIKMSGTRLGLAYDEKW
- a CDS encoding site-specific integrase gives rise to the protein MVEEKTLTDYNGRPLADASQPLDQEQLAAWREAALEADGVKRLAGLLSPYTGLRNSTVAHLRPSWVVYKTKIPEIVVPSEAPCNLGNGDDACYRCQVNRDGTWKPESPHGARRVPVPDEDVVEALRDYFALYDKLRTEQRLRTYLKDLVKDASLQRDVNAHALRHTYGTILARKGFEIETMRQAMGYSMDEDNGRFAVRRYIQFVDEREEERYACGADRAQGGTCEMPVDTPDARCYVHDDRVITCSATNRYGEPCHRIVDQLTQRCAFHQD